A stretch of the Haloarcula ordinaria genome encodes the following:
- the artA gene encoding archaeosortase A produces the protein MTATVLQSTVELGGLSFDPLVLSEPLMWLVLAAFIGSSVLAYSNETWARRVAVAGWGLFALFWLVLIPHFVFTQKSLVEGLGSVAAVPLSAYTAYLLWNGRDSLFVLTRAVGLMGIIYVPAVTVDPIRQWLVELVTDQTAFLLGLVGVDPLVVDGLTHDGIRIATKKYPYESTFWFEHEEGPITYNILLACTGLGSIAIFAGGILAVKAPWGRKLKALVVTSAVIYVLNLVRNVFIAVSFGLQQMQWFVDPMMTLFGLTDPRMVSYYIADRILAQVGSVVVLVGITWLLVRELPEITVLVEDLLFLVTGTEYDLAGAFDRAGDAGEQAAAASDD, from the coding sequence ATGACAGCGACAGTCCTGCAGTCGACGGTCGAACTGGGCGGACTGTCGTTCGACCCGCTGGTCCTCTCCGAACCGCTGATGTGGCTGGTGCTGGCGGCGTTCATCGGTAGCAGCGTCCTCGCGTACTCGAACGAAACGTGGGCGCGGCGCGTCGCCGTCGCCGGCTGGGGCCTGTTCGCGCTGTTCTGGCTCGTCCTGATTCCACACTTCGTGTTCACACAGAAGAGCCTCGTCGAGGGGCTCGGCAGCGTCGCCGCGGTACCGCTGTCGGCGTACACGGCCTACCTGCTGTGGAACGGCCGGGACTCGCTGTTCGTCCTCACTCGGGCCGTCGGGTTGATGGGCATCATCTACGTGCCGGCGGTGACCGTCGACCCTATCAGACAGTGGCTGGTCGAACTCGTCACCGACCAGACGGCGTTCCTGCTGGGCCTGGTCGGCGTCGACCCGCTGGTCGTCGACGGCCTGACCCACGACGGCATCCGTATCGCGACGAAGAAGTACCCTTACGAGAGCACCTTCTGGTTCGAGCACGAGGAGGGGCCAATCACGTACAACATCCTGCTCGCGTGTACGGGGCTGGGGAGCATCGCCATCTTCGCCGGCGGCATCCTCGCAGTCAAGGCGCCCTGGGGGCGGAAACTCAAAGCGCTCGTCGTTACCTCGGCGGTCATCTACGTCCTCAACCTGGTCCGGAACGTCTTCATCGCCGTCTCCTTCGGTCTCCAGCAGATGCAGTGGTTCGTCGACCCGATGATGACGCTGTTCGGCCTCACTGACCCGCGGATGGTGTCGTACTACATCGCCGACCGCATCCTCGCACAGGTCGGGTCGGTGGTCGTCCTCGTCGGTATCACCTGGCTCTTGGTCCGTGAGTTGCCCGAGATTACCGTCCTCGTCGAGGACCTGCTCTTCCTCGTGACCGGCACGGAGTACGACCTGGCGGGTGCGTTCGACAGGGCGGGAGACGCGGGCGAGCAGGCGGCGGCTGCGAGCGACGACTAA
- the dph5 gene encoding diphthine synthase, whose product MLTFVGLGLYDERSVTLAGRDAIRGADRVFAEFYTSRLVGTDLETLEAFHDTTVEVRDRAGVEQDPEPVLSAAEDSAVVFLTAGDTMVSTTHTDLRLRAEERGIETRVVHGTTAQTAAGSLTGLQNYRFGKATTLPFNDAHGGDGVPDSVVATIEDNRARDLHTLVYLDIKVDDPHWDDGDETYMTADHAAGLLAVEFPETLGVVVAQAGSPDPTVAADKLEELAEQSFGDPLHMLVIPGSLHPIEDDALTALAGKP is encoded by the coding sequence ATGCTCACATTCGTCGGCCTCGGCCTGTACGACGAACGCTCGGTCACGCTCGCCGGCCGCGACGCTATCCGCGGCGCCGACCGGGTCTTCGCGGAGTTCTACACCAGCCGGCTGGTCGGCACCGACTTGGAGACGCTCGAAGCGTTCCACGACACGACCGTCGAGGTCCGGGACCGCGCCGGCGTCGAACAGGACCCCGAGCCCGTGCTGTCGGCCGCCGAAGACTCGGCCGTCGTCTTCCTGACCGCCGGCGATACGATGGTCTCGACGACCCACACCGACCTCCGGCTCCGGGCCGAAGAGCGTGGCATCGAGACCAGAGTCGTCCACGGGACGACCGCGCAGACCGCCGCCGGGTCGCTGACGGGCCTGCAGAACTACCGCTTCGGGAAGGCGACGACGCTTCCATTCAATGACGCTCACGGCGGCGACGGCGTCCCCGACAGCGTCGTCGCCACCATCGAGGACAACCGCGCTCGCGACCTCCACACGCTGGTCTACCTCGACATCAAGGTCGACGACCCCCACTGGGACGACGGCGACGAGACGTACATGACCGCCGACCACGCGGCCGGCCTGCTCGCAGTCGAGTTCCCCGAGACGCTGGGCGTCGTCGTCGCTCAGGCCGGAAGCCCGGACCCCACTGTCGCCGCCGATAAGTTAGAGGAACTGGCCGAACAGTCCTTCGGTGACCCGCTTCACATGCTCGTGATTCCGGGCTCACTCCACCCCATCGAAGACGACGCGCTGACCGCACTCGCCGGCAAACCTTAG